Proteins co-encoded in one Chloroflexota bacterium genomic window:
- a CDS encoding glycosyltransferase family 2 protein, translating to MKPLLTLFSAPKPFDREHIALIQRNAIRSWLALGEKVEVLLLGAENGLAEVAAEMGVRHLPEVARNEQGTPLVSSIFALARDAASAPYLCYVNADIILLPDFLEAVEAILAQTPDDFLMVGRRWDVDITTPLETTEGWAQRLRTFARANGRLHSSFGIDYFVFPKAAYADMPPFAVGRAGWDNWMIYHARKQGWKVIDATQATTVIHQRHDYAHLPGGQPHYRLEESQENIRLAGGRSHMFSILEANYTLSDGKVRRLHRPHIALLRSIELGLQRRGYPTSRGGLALLRLSRRLQTHFRAT from the coding sequence ATGAAGCCTTTGCTGACCCTTTTTTCCGCTCCCAAGCCCTTCGATCGCGAGCACATCGCCCTGATTCAACGCAACGCCATCCGTTCATGGCTGGCGCTGGGCGAAAAGGTCGAAGTGCTTCTCCTTGGCGCAGAAAATGGCCTGGCCGAAGTAGCCGCCGAAATGGGCGTGCGCCATTTGCCCGAAGTGGCTCGCAACGAGCAAGGCACGCCGTTGGTTTCATCCATTTTCGCCCTCGCGCGGGACGCCGCTTCAGCACCTTACCTGTGCTACGTCAATGCCGACATCATCCTGCTACCCGATTTTCTGGAAGCGGTAGAAGCCATCCTCGCACAGACGCCGGATGACTTCCTGATGGTAGGCCGCCGCTGGGATGTAGACATCACCACACCCCTTGAAACCACCGAAGGGTGGGCCCAACGGCTGCGCACTTTTGCACGAGCAAACGGCAGGCTGCACTCATCTTTCGGCATCGATTACTTTGTCTTCCCCAAAGCGGCCTACGCCGATATGCCGCCCTTTGCCGTGGGCCGCGCGGGCTGGGATAACTGGATGATTTACCACGCCCGCAAACAAGGGTGGAAAGTCATCGACGCGACACAGGCCACCACCGTCATCCATCAACGACACGATTACGCCCATCTCCCCGGCGGCCAGCCTCATTACCGGTTGGAAGAATCGCAGGAAAACATCCGGCTTGCTGGTGGGCGCAGCCACATGTTTAGCATTTTAGAAGCCAATTACACCCTGAGCGACGGTAAAGTGCGGCGCTTGCACCGGCCCCACATCGCCCTCTTGCGCAGCATTGAGTTAGGCCTGCAACGCCGAGGCTACCCCACTTCGCGAGGCGGCCTTGCTCTCCTCAGGCTAAGTCGCCGGCTCCAGACCCATTTTCGCGCTACATAA
- a CDS encoding glycosyltransferase — protein MRLFYFSLDYTPHDHRFLTALAESGHEVAYLRLQRGRRQTEDRPLPPPVRQIRWQGGQKPFRWRDFLALFADFRRVVRQVKPDLIHAGPIQTVAAFPALLGFHPLVSMSWGSDLLRDADRSGFYRRLTRFVLRRSDALVADCETVARRAADFGFPRERVTVFPWGVDLQHFSPGPDDGLRARLGWEDAFVVLHNRSWEPVYGVDVMARAFVQAARQEPRLRLMLLGGGSLAPLLHRIFQEARLLDRVHFFGQVSQRDLPRYYRAADLYLSASHSDGSSVSLMEALASGLPVLVSDIPSNREWVIHGQEGWLFSDGSVNALAEALLEAAHTPPAALQAHGRAARARAEARADWPQNFQRLLALYRRLAPTI, from the coding sequence ATGCGCCTCTTCTACTTCTCCCTCGACTACACCCCCCACGACCACCGCTTTCTGACCGCCCTCGCCGAAAGCGGGCACGAGGTGGCTTACCTGCGCTTGCAACGCGGCAGGCGGCAGACCGAAGACCGTCCCCTCCCGCCCCCGGTGCGGCAAATCCGCTGGCAGGGCGGGCAAAAGCCCTTTCGCTGGCGCGATTTCCTGGCGCTGTTTGCCGATTTCCGGCGGGTGGTGCGCCAGGTCAAACCTGACCTCATCCACGCCGGGCCAATTCAGACCGTGGCTGCCTTCCCCGCGCTGCTGGGCTTTCACCCCCTCGTGAGCATGTCGTGGGGTTCCGACCTGCTGCGCGACGCCGACCGTAGCGGCTTTTACCGCCGCCTGACCCGCTTCGTGCTCCGCCGCAGCGACGCCTTAGTGGCCGATTGCGAAACCGTCGCCCGCCGCGCCGCCGATTTCGGCTTCCCCCGCGAGCGCGTCACGGTCTTCCCCTGGGGCGTGGATTTACAACATTTTTCGCCCGGCCCCGACGACGGCCTGCGCGCCCGCTTAGGCTGGGAAGACGCCTTCGTGGTGCTCCACAACCGCTCGTGGGAGCCGGTTTACGGCGTGGATGTGATGGCGCGGGCTTTCGTGCAGGCCGCGCGGCAGGAACCCCGCCTGCGGCTGATGCTCCTCGGCGGCGGGTCTCTGGCACCGCTGCTGCACCGCATTTTTCAGGAAGCCCGCCTGCTCGACCGCGTGCACTTCTTTGGGCAGGTTTCCCAGCGCGACCTGCCGCGCTATTACCGCGCTGCCGACCTCTACCTCAGCGCATCCCACAGCGACGGCTCATCGGTTTCCCTGATGGAAGCCCTCGCCAGCGGCCTGCCGGTGCTGGTTTCCGACATTCCTTCCAACCGCGAATGGGTTATCCACGGGCAGGAAGGCTGGCTGTTCTCCGATGGCAGCGTCAACGCCCTCGCCGAAGCCCTGCTGGAAGCCGCCCACACCCCGCCCGCCGCGTTGCAAGCCCACGGAAGGGCAGCCCGAGCCCGCGCCGAAGCCCGCGCCGACTGGCCGCAGAACTTCCAGCGCCTGCTGGCCCTTTACCGCCGCCTCGCCCCGACTATCTGA
- a CDS encoding four helix bundle protein → MALVKRFEDLRAWQSARKLVSSVYAATRQEPFARDFGLRDQIQRAAVSAMSNIAEGFDSGTDGDFSRFLAYARASAAEVQSLLYVALDAGYLSRENFELLYRLAEETKALSGGLLASVRRRSAKSHRR, encoded by the coding sequence ATGGCGCTGGTGAAGCGGTTTGAAGATTTGCGGGCATGGCAAAGCGCCCGCAAGTTGGTCAGCAGCGTATACGCCGCCACACGACAGGAACCCTTTGCCCGCGACTTTGGCCTGCGCGACCAGATCCAACGGGCTGCCGTTTCGGCTATGAGCAATATTGCCGAAGGATTTGACAGCGGCACGGACGGCGATTTTTCCCGCTTTTTGGCCTATGCCCGCGCTTCTGCCGCGGAGGTACAATCGTTGCTTTATGTGGCGCTGGACGCGGGGTATCTCTCCCGAGAAAATTTCGAATTGCTCTACCGCCTTGCGGAAGAGACCAAAGCCTTAAGCGGCGGGCTGCTGGCTTCCGTCCGCCGCCGCTCGGCAAAAAGCCACCGCCGTTAG
- a CDS encoding N-acetylneuraminate synthase, with protein MPEIRIGNRLIGDGHPTYFIADIAANHDGSLERAKLLIRLAKEAGADAAKFQHFLAPKIVSDYGFRAFGKQLSHQASWKKSVYQVYEEASLPRDWTPYLKEECDKVGIDFFSSPYDFDSVDHIEPYVPVYKAGSGLMSWPELLVYMAKKGKPIMMATGASDISDVARAMRMVQEVNDQIVLMQCNTNYTASEENFDHIHLNVLKTYRQMWPNAVLGISDHTRGLAVILGAVALGARVVERHFTDDNDREGPDHKFATNPDEWALMVEETRKLERALGSGDKFVAGNEKETYLVQRRCARAARDIKAGETITRDMLDVLRPNVIGAIQSWEMDAVVGTKALRDIPKGDAVRWVDVGMP; from the coding sequence ATGCCCGAAATCCGCATTGGCAACCGCCTGATTGGCGACGGCCATCCCACCTATTTCATTGCCGACATCGCCGCCAACCACGATGGCTCCTTAGAACGCGCTAAACTGCTCATCCGCCTCGCCAAGGAAGCCGGCGCGGACGCGGCCAAATTCCAGCACTTCCTCGCCCCCAAAATCGTCTCCGATTACGGCTTCCGCGCCTTCGGGAAGCAGCTCTCCCACCAGGCTTCCTGGAAGAAGTCGGTTTATCAGGTCTACGAAGAGGCTTCCCTGCCCCGCGACTGGACGCCCTACCTCAAAGAGGAATGCGACAAGGTCGGCATTGACTTCTTCTCCTCGCCCTACGATTTCGACTCGGTGGACCACATCGAACCCTACGTGCCGGTTTACAAAGCGGGTTCGGGGCTGATGTCGTGGCCGGAACTGCTGGTTTACATGGCGAAGAAGGGCAAGCCCATCATGATGGCTACCGGCGCTTCGGATATCAGCGACGTGGCCCGGGCAATGCGCATGGTGCAGGAAGTCAACGACCAGATCGTGCTGATGCAGTGCAATACCAACTACACTGCCAGCGAAGAAAACTTCGACCACATTCACCTCAACGTGCTGAAAACCTACCGCCAGATGTGGCCCAATGCCGTGCTGGGCATTTCCGACCACACCCGCGGGCTGGCGGTGATTTTGGGTGCGGTGGCGTTGGGCGCTCGCGTGGTGGAACGCCACTTCACCGACGACAACGACCGCGAAGGCCCCGACCACAAGTTTGCCACCAACCCCGACGAATGGGCGCTGATGGTGGAAGAAACCCGCAAACTGGAACGCGCCCTCGGCTCCGGCGACAAATTCGTGGCGGGCAACGAAAAGGAAACCTACCTCGTCCAGCGCCGCTGCGCGCGCGCCGCCCGCGACATCAAAGCCGGGGAAACCATCACCCGCGACATGCTGGATGTGCTCCGCCCGAACGTCATCGGCGCAATTCAGTCGTGGGAAATGGACGCGGTGGTGGGCACCAAAGCCCTGCGCGACATTCCGAAGGGAGATGCGGTGCGGTGGGTGGATGTGGGGATGCCCTGA
- a CDS encoding NAD+ synthase produces MPPIDLAINTDLARRILTGFIRSEIGRIGLKRAVVGLSGGVDSALSCFLAAEALGPENVLAVRMPYRTSSRESLEHAQMVIDATGVRSLTVDITEMVEPYFARFPEMDKRRRGNMMARARMMVLYDQSAAFGGLVVGTSNKTEILLGYSTLYGDSAYAINPIGDLYKTQVWQLSEAVGVPEVIIKKAPTADLWAGQTDEQELGFSYREADRLLYLLVDRRYTPQECIEEGFDEAFVQAVVRRMRRNHFKRLMPPIAKLSNRTIGYDFLYLRDWGT; encoded by the coding sequence ATGCCCCCCATTGACCTCGCCATCAACACCGATTTAGCCCGCCGCATCCTCACCGGCTTCATCCGCAGCGAAATCGGCCGCATTGGCCTGAAACGCGCCGTGGTGGGGCTTTCCGGCGGCGTGGATTCGGCGCTTTCCTGCTTCCTGGCCGCCGAAGCCCTTGGCCCCGAAAACGTTCTCGCGGTGCGGATGCCTTACCGCACCTCATCCCGCGAATCGCTGGAACACGCCCAAATGGTCATCGACGCCACGGGCGTGCGCTCGCTCACGGTCGACATCACCGAGATGGTGGAGCCTTATTTCGCCCGCTTCCCCGAAATGGATAAGCGCCGCCGCGGCAATATGATGGCCCGCGCCCGCATGATGGTGCTCTACGACCAGTCGGCGGCCTTTGGGGGCCTGGTCGTGGGCACCAGCAACAAAACCGAAATCCTGCTGGGCTATTCCACCCTTTACGGCGATTCGGCCTATGCCATCAACCCCATCGGCGACCTTTACAAAACGCAGGTGTGGCAACTTTCCGAAGCCGTCGGTGTGCCGGAAGTCATCATCAAAAAAGCCCCTACGGCCGACCTGTGGGCAGGCCAAACCGACGAGCAGGAACTCGGCTTTTCGTATCGGGAAGCCGACCGGCTGCTCTACCTGCTGGTGGACCGGCGCTACACCCCCCAGGAATGCATCGAAGAGGGCTTCGATGAAGCCTTTGTGCAAGCCGTCGTCCGGCGGATGCGCCGCAACCACTTCAAGCGCCTGATGCCCCCGATTGCCAAACTTTCCAACCGCACCATCGGTTACGACTTCCTCTACCTGCGCGACTGGGGCACATAA
- a CDS encoding RDD family protein, whose amino-acid sequence MVARRLFAAVVDLFWAMTAAAFGIAWPSALLARLSLKSGLVAELWGLAAIALFFLLTAVLLGVPTALWQTTPGKWLFGLEVIGPRARRLTVRSAILRELAKLFTLFVVMFGWLIMLFYLVRQHTTLHDQLVGSQVVRRRKLTATQKRFREAVKRYR is encoded by the coding sequence ATGGTGGCAAGACGGCTCTTCGCTGCAGTAGTCGATCTCTTCTGGGCAATGACGGCAGCCGCCTTTGGCATCGCGTGGCCTTCGGCGCTGCTCGCTCGGCTTTCTCTGAAAAGCGGTCTCGTCGCAGAATTGTGGGGACTGGCCGCCATTGCCCTTTTCTTTTTGCTGACCGCGGTGTTGCTGGGCGTGCCCACGGCGCTCTGGCAAACCACCCCGGGCAAATGGCTGTTCGGGCTGGAAGTCATCGGCCCGCGAGCGCGTCGCCTGACGGTGCGGAGCGCCATTCTGCGGGAACTCGCAAAACTCTTTACCCTCTTCGTCGTGATGTTCGGGTGGCTGATCATGCTCTTCTACCTGGTACGGCAGCACACCACCCTCCACGATCAACTGGTCGGCTCCCAGGTTGTCCGCCGCCGTAAACTCACTGCCACCCAAAAACGCTTCCGGGAAGCCGTCAAACGCTACCGCTAA
- a CDS encoding carbon-nitrogen hydrolase produces the protein MRKFTLGLAQINTRLGAPEANLEKHLALIQEAKGAGADLLVFPELSLTGYVLQDLAPEVAHRPTADDPLFTPLLEASHSLDIVVGFVEEGPRHRFYIADAYLAAGEVVHVHRKVYLPTYGLFDEGRFFAWGDEVRAFDTRFGRMGMLICEDFWHASPPYLLWLDGADMLLFTSASPGRGLSAAPQLESARWVEHINRAYASLFTVFVAHANRVGYEDGLHFWGGSTLFDPAGELLAQAPYDEEALIFHEVDLRELHRVRARLPLLRDERTALVQRELNRILAQPNRLR, from the coding sequence ATGCGCAAATTCACCTTAGGACTGGCCCAAATCAACACCCGCCTGGGCGCACCCGAAGCCAACCTGGAAAAACACCTGGCTCTCATTCAGGAAGCCAAAGGGGCAGGGGCCGATTTGCTCGTCTTCCCCGAACTCTCGCTCACCGGCTACGTGCTGCAAGACCTGGCCCCCGAAGTCGCCCACCGCCCCACCGCCGACGACCCGCTGTTCACACCACTGCTGGAAGCCAGCCACAGCCTGGATATTGTGGTCGGCTTTGTCGAGGAAGGCCCCCGCCACCGCTTCTACATCGCCGACGCTTACCTCGCCGCGGGGGAAGTCGTCCACGTCCACCGCAAGGTGTACCTGCCCACCTACGGCCTGTTCGACGAAGGCCGCTTCTTCGCCTGGGGCGACGAGGTGCGCGCCTTTGATACCCGCTTCGGCCGCATGGGCATGCTCATCTGCGAAGACTTCTGGCACGCGTCGCCCCCTTACCTGCTCTGGCTCGATGGCGCCGATATGCTGCTCTTCACCTCGGCTTCCCCCGGCCGCGGCCTCAGCGCCGCCCCGCAACTGGAATCGGCCCGCTGGGTAGAGCACATCAACCGCGCTTACGCCAGCCTGTTCACCGTGTTCGTCGCCCACGCCAACCGCGTCGGCTACGAAGACGGCCTGCACTTCTGGGGCGGCAGCACCCTCTTCGACCCGGCAGGCGAATTATTGGCCCAAGCCCCCTACGACGAAGAAGCCCTCATTTTCCATGAAGTGGATTTGCGGGAACTGCACCGCGTGCGCGCCCGCCTGCCGCTGCTGCGCGACGAGCGCACCGCGCTGGTGCAACGGGAACTCAACCGCATCCTCGCCCAACCCAACCGCTTGCGTTAG
- a CDS encoding GAF domain-containing protein, translating into MSSLFAALHPYLLWIVAAVVALLAFLLGWSARAWVLGRRQQQKTKRLQQVVLKRCRAEYQERLALLDELSQTLTATLNYQRVLDVALDVAMRALSPKGNAAIPLVCAVLLFDDRGILRVGSARRFTPADMRLGLEATRGALARTVEQRTPLNVHEPSRDAELRQIIALHATRSARLFPLTTGLDVYGVLLYAHPSPDFFTPERVELLDFLGKQATTAIQNARLYHDLEREKQRLAEVEEEARKKLARDLHDGPTQTIAAIAMRADFVRRLIEKNPQAAAEELAKIEDLARHTTKEIRHLLFTLRPLVLETDGLGAALQAMADKVNQLYNQNVIVEVDPQAVEKLDSSQQTTVFAIAEEAVNNARKHANAPHIWVRLKLIRPDIALLEIEDDGVGFDLGSVSTNYEYRGSLGMVNMRERAELIDGQVEIHTARGKGTTIRLWIPLSAEAAERLRQGELS; encoded by the coding sequence ATGTCTTCACTGTTTGCTGCTCTCCATCCTTACTTGCTGTGGATTGTTGCCGCCGTTGTGGCATTGCTTGCTTTTTTGTTGGGGTGGAGCGCGCGAGCCTGGGTGCTTGGCCGCCGCCAGCAGCAGAAGACGAAGCGCCTTCAGCAAGTGGTGTTGAAACGGTGCCGCGCCGAATATCAAGAGCGGCTGGCGCTGTTGGATGAACTTTCGCAAACGCTGACCGCGACCCTGAATTACCAGCGCGTGCTGGACGTGGCGCTGGATGTCGCCATGCGGGCGCTTAGCCCCAAAGGGAATGCTGCCATTCCGCTGGTATGCGCCGTTTTGCTGTTCGACGACCGGGGCATTTTGCGGGTGGGCTCGGCGCGCCGGTTCACGCCAGCCGATATGCGGTTGGGCCTGGAAGCGACCCGGGGCGCTTTGGCGCGCACCGTGGAGCAGCGCACTCCCCTCAATGTGCACGAGCCTTCTCGCGACGCCGAATTGCGCCAGATTATCGCCCTCCATGCGACCCGCTCGGCGCGCCTCTTCCCCTTGACCACGGGCCTTGATGTGTATGGCGTGCTGCTTTATGCCCACCCTTCCCCCGATTTCTTCACCCCCGAGCGCGTCGAACTGCTGGATTTCTTAGGTAAACAGGCCACCACGGCGATCCAGAACGCGCGTCTCTACCATGATCTGGAGCGGGAAAAGCAGCGTCTCGCCGAGGTAGAGGAAGAAGCCCGTAAAAAACTGGCGCGTGACCTGCACGACGGCCCCACGCAGACCATTGCTGCCATTGCCATGCGGGCTGACTTTGTCCGCCGCTTGATAGAGAAGAACCCCCAGGCGGCAGCCGAAGAACTGGCAAAAATCGAAGACCTGGCGCGCCACACGACCAAAGAAATCCGTCATCTGCTGTTTACCCTGCGGCCATTGGTACTGGAAACCGACGGGCTGGGCGCGGCTTTGCAGGCCATGGCCGACAAGGTGAACCAGCTCTATAACCAGAATGTGATTGTTGAGGTGGACCCCCAGGCGGTGGAAAAACTGGATTCCAGCCAGCAGACGACCGTTTTTGCCATTGCCGAAGAGGCGGTCAACAATGCTCGCAAGCATGCCAACGCCCCCCACATTTGGGTGCGGTTGAAACTCATCCGCCCTGATATTGCGCTGTTGGAAATCGAAGACGATGGGGTGGGTTTTGACCTGGGTTCGGTCAGCACCAACTACGAATACCGCGGCAGCCTGGGCATGGTCAACATGCGCGAGCGCGCCGAGTTGATCGACGGCCAAGTAGAAATTCACACCGCGCGCGGCAAGGGCACCACCATTCGGTTGTGGATTCCGCTTTCCGCCGAGGCTGCCGAGCGGCTGCGGCAGGGGGAACTGAGCTGA
- a CDS encoding alpha/beta hydrolase codes for MPQVDHIYYAEADLRAEAGDAPYPIVLVHGAGGTHLHWPPQVRRLPGFHTLAVDLPGHGRSEGVGEQEIEAYARRLVNWAEAVGFSQALWVGHSMGGAIVLTLALTYPEKVSGLGLVATGARLPVNARLLESTAHAETFPLAVETIMKWAFSPQAPARLRELATQRMQEVRYTVVHNDFAACNRFDVSKQLGNIRSPAVVIHGTTDKMTPYYYGEFLAQAIPQARLVTVPDAGHMVMLEQPEMVAEALRGFAQQVLAV; via the coding sequence ATGCCCCAAGTTGACCACATTTACTACGCGGAAGCCGATTTGCGCGCCGAGGCTGGGGACGCGCCTTACCCCATTGTGCTGGTGCATGGTGCAGGGGGAACGCACCTTCACTGGCCGCCGCAGGTGCGCCGCCTGCCAGGTTTCCACACCCTGGCGGTAGATTTGCCTGGCCACGGGCGCAGTGAAGGGGTCGGGGAGCAGGAAATCGAGGCATACGCCCGGCGGTTGGTGAACTGGGCGGAGGCCGTAGGGTTCTCGCAGGCATTATGGGTGGGGCATAGCATGGGCGGCGCGATTGTGCTGACCCTTGCCCTGACTTACCCGGAAAAAGTGAGCGGCCTGGGGTTGGTTGCCACGGGCGCCCGGTTGCCGGTCAACGCACGGCTGCTGGAAAGCACCGCCCACGCGGAAACTTTCCCCCTTGCGGTGGAAACTATTATGAAGTGGGCGTTTAGCCCCCAGGCCCCGGCCCGACTGCGGGAACTGGCGACGCAACGGATGCAAGAAGTGCGCTACACCGTCGTGCACAACGATTTTGCTGCTTGCAACCGCTTTGATGTCAGCAAACAGTTGGGCAACATTCGCTCCCCCGCGGTGGTCATCCACGGCACGACCGATAAAATGACGCCCTACTATTACGGTGAATTTCTTGCCCAGGCCATTCCCCAGGCGCGGCTGGTGACGGTGCCCGATGCCGGCCACATGGTGATGTTAGAGCAGCCCGAGATGGTGGCCGAAGCCCTGCGAGGGTTTGCTCAGCAAGTGTTGGCTGTCTGA
- the rdgB gene encoding RdgB/HAM1 family non-canonical purine NTP pyrophosphatase has product MRHNFTLLIATTNRGKQQEYRQLLADLPLRLVFPDDVDATLTVEETGQTYAENAALKAQAWAEATGLLTLADDSGLEVEALGGAPGLYSARYAPGPSPTDADRRRYLLRQLEGHPRPWRARFVCVIAVATPTGDLHFAEGTCPGEIIPTERGAHGFGYDPIFWLPALQRTMAELLPEEKNRLSHRGRAAVAIHPVLKNLSAG; this is encoded by the coding sequence ATGAGACATAATTTTACCCTCCTCATCGCCACCACCAACCGCGGCAAGCAGCAGGAATATCGTCAGTTGCTCGCCGACCTGCCCCTGCGCCTGGTATTTCCGGACGACGTGGACGCGACGCTCACGGTTGAAGAAACCGGCCAGACTTACGCGGAAAACGCGGCGCTCAAGGCGCAGGCATGGGCCGAGGCGACAGGCCTGCTGACTCTTGCCGACGACTCTGGCCTGGAAGTCGAAGCCCTGGGCGGCGCGCCGGGGTTGTATTCCGCTCGTTACGCGCCGGGGCCTTCCCCCACCGATGCCGACCGCCGACGCTACCTGTTGCGCCAGTTAGAAGGCCACCCGCGGCCGTGGCGGGCGCGGTTCGTCTGTGTGATTGCCGTGGCAACCCCCACGGGCGACCTGCATTTTGCGGAAGGCACCTGCCCGGGGGAAATCATTCCAACCGAACGCGGCGCCCACGGCTTTGGCTACGACCCCATCTTCTGGTTGCCGGCGCTTCAGCGCACCATGGCCGAACTGCTGCCGGAAGAAAAAAACCGCCTCAGCCATCGAGGGCGGGCGGCAGTGGCCATTCATCCCGTGCTAAAAAACCTGAGTGCAGGTTAA
- a CDS encoding DUF177 domain-containing protein: MGGVLYCKSLCENSCRSSTVAHDNPFRLNVGFVAHEQVGYSRDFLFDIPEVHLEDLPLQRVTGHVLVTRTPQGLLVQAHLEADTPAECVRCLEPFDLHLTTDFTELYAFTRKNMGESGLLYPESGQINLAPLVREYMWLAFPIKPLCSEDCKGLCPVCGANRNVEDCGHRPESIDPRLEILKTLLEQ, translated from the coding sequence TTGGGCGGTGTGTTATACTGTAAATCGCTTTGCGAAAATTCCTGCAGGAGCAGCACCGTGGCTCACGACAACCCCTTCCGGCTGAATGTGGGCTTTGTTGCCCATGAACAGGTGGGCTACAGCCGGGATTTCCTCTTTGACATCCCCGAAGTGCACCTTGAAGACCTGCCGTTGCAGCGGGTCACAGGGCATGTGCTGGTCACCCGCACGCCGCAGGGGTTGCTTGTGCAGGCGCATCTTGAAGCCGATACACCTGCGGAGTGCGTACGTTGTCTGGAGCCTTTTGACTTGCACCTGACGACCGATTTTACCGAATTATACGCCTTCACACGCAAAAACATGGGGGAATCGGGCTTGCTTTACCCTGAAAGTGGACAAATTAACCTCGCGCCGCTGGTGCGCGAGTATATGTGGTTGGCCTTCCCTATCAAACCTTTGTGTTCGGAAGATTGCAAGGGGCTTTGTCCGGTGTGTGGTGCGAACCGTAATGTGGAAGACTGCGGCCATCGCCCGGAAAGCATTGACCCCCGCCTGGAAATTCTGAAAACCCTTCTTGAGCAGTAA
- a CDS encoding sigma-70 family RNA polymerase sigma factor: protein MSAMPEPHAALNMLLEQAAVRGYLTTDDIVACCPDTSRQAFSQMLGYLQKQGVEVIEDGSAPPAALYEDVDTVGQYLKEMSRVPLLTAEEEVRLAKQVARGKVAAARLEENRRDLPPGERARLQAEVEAGMAAREHLIRANTRLVVSIAKRYVGRGVPFADLIQEGNLGLMKAVEKFDYRRGFRFSTYATWWIRQTISRAIADQGRTIRLPVHMLERIRVLYRERQKLEQRLGRPPTAEELAQALETTPDKVEWMLRISWYPLSLETPITDADNEETELGAFVEDRRAPAPAQLAYQEILRERIRAVLDTLPPREAQVIRLRYGLDGSPPLTLEEIAGKFGLTRERIRQIENKALRRLRHPSRTRQLRDYLE from the coding sequence ATGTCAGCCATGCCTGAGCCACATGCTGCGCTCAACATGTTGTTGGAGCAAGCAGCCGTGCGGGGTTATCTGACCACCGATGACATCGTAGCCTGTTGCCCCGACACCAGCCGTCAGGCGTTCTCTCAAATGTTGGGCTATCTTCAAAAGCAGGGTGTTGAAGTCATTGAAGATGGCTCGGCGCCGCCTGCGGCGCTGTATGAAGATGTGGACACCGTGGGGCAATATCTCAAAGAGATGTCGCGTGTGCCCTTGCTCACCGCGGAGGAAGAGGTACGCCTGGCAAAGCAGGTGGCGCGCGGCAAAGTGGCAGCAGCCAGACTCGAGGAAAACCGCCGCGACCTGCCGCCCGGCGAGCGTGCCCGCCTGCAAGCCGAGGTGGAAGCCGGCATGGCGGCCCGCGAGCACCTCATTCGCGCCAACACCCGCCTGGTGGTCAGCATTGCGAAGCGCTATGTGGGACGAGGCGTGCCCTTCGCCGACCTGATTCAAGAAGGCAACCTGGGTTTGATGAAAGCCGTGGAGAAGTTCGATTACCGCCGCGGCTTTCGTTTTTCCACCTACGCCACCTGGTGGATTCGCCAGACTATCAGCCGCGCCATCGCTGACCAGGGGCGCACCATTCGCTTGCCGGTGCACATGCTGGAACGCATTCGAGTGCTTTACCGGGAGCGCCAAAAACTGGAACAGCGCCTTGGCCGCCCTCCTACGGCTGAGGAACTGGCACAGGCCCTCGAGACCACCCCCGACAAAGTGGAATGGATGCTGCGGATTTCGTGGTATCCGCTTTCCCTGGAAACCCCCATCACCGACGCCGATAACGAAGAAACCGAACTCGGCGCTTTTGTGGAAGACCGGCGCGCGCCGGCGCCGGCCCAACTGGCCTATCAGGAAATCTTGCGGGAACGCATTCGGGCTGTGCTCGACACGTTGCCCCCGCGCGAAGCCCAGGTGATTCGCCTGCGCTATGGCCTGGATGGCAGCCCGCCGCTCACGCTGGAAGAGATTGCCGGAAAGTTTGGCCTCACCCGCGAGCGCATTCGCCAGATCGAAAACAAAGCCCTGCGTCGCCTGCGGCATCCCAGCCGCACCCGCCAGTTGCGCGATTATCTGGAATAA